One window of Nostoc sp. C052 genomic DNA carries:
- a CDS encoding peptidylprolyl isomerase: MSQPITITNEDILHQVKLSCQIPEIVEQIIRRKVIIAAAEKAGIKVEVEELQKAADQIRLTNKLNSAAHTWEWLEKHGLSIDDFEEIAYITLISGKLVEHLFADKVEPYFYENQLDYVGVVMYEVILDDEDLALELFYAIKEGEMSFYDVVHKYTKDTELRRKCGYQGVINRKDLKPEISAAIFAAKPPQLLKPIFTSKGVHLVFVEEIIQLELDNKLRSTIILELFSAWLKIQTELVEVDFTIR; encoded by the coding sequence ATGTCACAACCTATTACCATTACCAACGAAGATATACTTCATCAAGTTAAGTTATCTTGTCAAATTCCTGAGATAGTTGAGCAAATTATTCGCCGTAAGGTGATTATAGCGGCGGCTGAAAAAGCTGGGATAAAAGTAGAAGTTGAGGAACTTCAGAAAGCAGCAGACCAAATACGGTTAACTAATAAGCTTAATAGTGCTGCTCATACCTGGGAATGGTTAGAAAAACATGGTTTATCTATAGATGATTTTGAGGAAATCGCTTACATCACCCTGATTTCTGGAAAGTTAGTAGAACATCTATTTGCCGATAAGGTTGAACCCTATTTTTATGAAAACCAACTAGATTATGTTGGTGTCGTCATGTATGAAGTTATTCTAGATGATGAGGATTTAGCACTAGAACTTTTCTATGCGATTAAAGAAGGTGAAATGAGTTTCTATGATGTTGTCCACAAATATACTAAGGATACCGAATTACGCAGAAAATGTGGATATCAAGGAGTAATAAACCGCAAAGATTTGAAGCCGGAAATTTCTGCTGCTATTTTTGCTGCTAAACCGCCACAGCTTCTTAAACCAATTTTTACTTCTAAGGGAGTACACCTAGTTTTCGTGGAGGAAATTATTCAACTAGAACTGGATAATAAACTACGCTCTACCATTATTCTGGAGTTATTTTCTGCATGGCTAAAAATACAAACTGAGCTAGTTGAAGTAGATTTTACTATTAGATGA
- a CDS encoding HlyD family efflux transporter periplasmic adaptor subunit translates to MPNTLNGKVQTQIHEVEQHKEFFREQTPARSTDDWANATKDLLDSLPQVWTRGLLYFLIVFVSIILPWAMLSKVDETGSARGRLEPKGKTVRLDAAVAGTVAEIRVKEGDSVKVGQTLLVLESELAKVELRQAQDKLEGQLNRLSQLNSSKSQLVVSLTTQQQQNQSQELEKQSQIDQARQNMNALRNSYDLQKDEKLAQVNQARQTLEHSQTANKLVGSSLASTEREVERYRSLWQSGVVPEINVVDKQDIAKDKQQLYEQNRSDIQQAKLRLVEQQSSYERTIRQANADIEQAQLRLKEQERSYQTLTRSSKLSLLKIDEQQKSLETEITTLKSEIAQSKSQIVSLKFQLGQRELRATVNGRVFQLPIQRAGSVVQPGTMIAEISPQGSPLIIRAQIATTESGFLRRGLPVKLKFDAYPFQDYGVVEGKLLEISPTTIEVETPNGKIAAYDLEVALNQNCIPSANKCIALHPGDTATAEVIVRQRRIIDFLLDPFKQLQQGGVKL, encoded by the coding sequence ATGCCAAACACATTGAATGGAAAGGTTCAAACCCAAATCCATGAGGTAGAACAGCACAAGGAATTTTTCAGGGAGCAAACACCCGCCAGATCAACTGATGATTGGGCTAACGCAACCAAGGATTTACTTGATAGCTTACCCCAGGTTTGGACAAGGGGATTGCTGTATTTTTTGATAGTATTTGTATCGATTATTTTACCTTGGGCAATGCTATCAAAGGTGGATGAAACTGGTTCGGCAAGAGGGCGACTTGAGCCGAAGGGAAAGACAGTTAGGCTAGATGCTGCGGTGGCTGGCACTGTTGCCGAAATTCGGGTCAAAGAGGGTGATTCGGTGAAAGTTGGGCAGACTTTATTGGTATTGGAATCAGAATTAGCTAAGGTAGAATTGCGGCAGGCACAAGATAAATTGGAGGGGCAATTAAATCGACTTTCTCAGTTAAATTCATCTAAAAGTCAGTTAGTTGTATCGTTGACAACACAACAGCAACAAAATCAATCTCAAGAGTTAGAGAAACAGTCTCAAATTGATCAAGCTAGACAGAATATGAATGCTCTGAGGAATTCTTATGACTTACAAAAAGACGAAAAATTAGCTCAAGTAAATCAGGCACGACAAACTCTTGAGCATAGTCAAACAGCTAATAAATTAGTAGGCAGTAGTTTAGCGAGTACGGAGCGGGAAGTTGAACGCTATCGCAGTCTTTGGCAGTCAGGGGTTGTTCCAGAAATTAATGTTGTGGATAAGCAAGATATAGCTAAAGACAAACAACAGTTATACGAACAAAATAGGTCAGATATTCAGCAGGCTAAACTACGTTTGGTAGAACAGCAGAGTAGCTATGAGCGGACTATTAGGCAAGCAAATGCAGATATTGAACAAGCACAGTTGCGATTGAAAGAACAGGAAAGAAGTTATCAGACTTTGACTCGCTCCAGCAAGCTATCTCTGCTAAAAATTGACGAACAACAGAAGAGTTTAGAGACAGAAATTACTACGCTTAAGTCAGAAATTGCTCAAAGTAAGAGTCAGATTGTCTCGTTAAAGTTTCAGTTAGGGCAACGAGAGTTAAGAGCTACCGTAAATGGTAGAGTGTTTCAGTTACCCATACAACGGGCTGGATCTGTCGTACAGCCTGGAACAATGATTGCAGAGATTTCGCCCCAAGGTTCGCCGCTAATAATTCGGGCACAAATAGCGACAACAGAGAGTGGTTTTTTGCGAAGAGGATTGCCAGTCAAGTTAAAGTTTGATGCTTATCCGTTTCAAGATTATGGGGTGGTGGAAGGAAAATTATTAGAGATTTCTCCTACTACCATAGAGGTAGAAACACCTAATGGAAAGATAGCAGCTTATGACTTGGAAGTTGCACTAAACCAAAATTGTATTCCCTCGGCCAATAAGTGTATTGCCTTGCATCCTGGGGATACGGCAACAGCTGAGGTAATTGTGCGTCAGCGTCGGATTATAGATTTTCTGCTCGATCCATTTAAGCAGTTGCAACAAGGTGGGGTGAAATTGTAG